Below is a genomic region from Amycolatopsis sp. 195334CR.
GGACAGGTCCCGTGGTGCCTCGGCATGGAATCGCAGAGCACCTCGGGCTGGCCGGGCACCGACTGGATCGAGGACATCCTGCTGCGGCGCTCCGGCCCCGAGGTCTACCAGCGGTTCGCCGCGGGGGAACTGCCGTGGACCTCGGCCGAGGTCCGCCAGGCGTGGCAGGACTGGGGACAGCTCGTCGCCCAGCCGGGCGCGGTGCGCGGCGGCACGAACGGCGCGCTGCTGCTGCCGTTCGGCGACGCGGCCAAGCCGATGTTCGCCACCCCGCCGGGCTGCGCGCTCGACCACTTCGCCTCGTCCAGGATCAGCGGTTACCAGCAGTACGAGGCGAAACCGACGGTGGCGGACTTCGACTTCTTCCCGTTCCCGGTGGTCAGCGCGACCGCGGAACCGGCGGCCGAACCCGCCGGGGTTTCGGCGGACCTGGCCGGTATGTTCGTCGAGTCGGAGGAGGCCAAGGCGCTGATGCGGTACCTCGCCGCCGAACGCGGCCAGGCGGTGTGGCCGTCCCGCACGGCCGGTGCCACCTTCTCGATCAACCGGAACCTGCTCGACCAGGGCGTCTACCGCGACCCGCTGAGCAGGCGGGTGGCCCAGCGGCTGACCTCGGGGCCGTGGTGCTTCGACGCGTCGGACATGATGCCCGCGACGATGAGCGACGCCTTCCAGCGGGCCGTGCTCGACTACCTCGGCAATCCCGGTGCGCTGGACGGCCTGCTCGAAGCACTCGAACAGGTACGGCTCGGCGTGCCCGCCGACGAACGGCTCAACCTGCCCTGCGGACGATAGGAGGAAAGGCACCCGTGACGGAGTTCGTGCGGTTCCCGCTCGATGACGGTGGTTCGGTACTGGTCGAAGTGGAGGTCCCGCATTCGGTCGAACGCGCCGGGCGCCCGAAGAACATGCTGCGCGAGGCGGGCGTGTCCTTCGAGCGCGCGCTGGACGAGGTGCGGGGCGCGGCGGGGGCCGCGCTGGAGAAGTTCCGCTCGATGGGGCCGGACGAGGTGGAGCTGAAGTTCGGCGTGAAGCTGGACGCGCAGGCGGGCGCGGTGATCGCGAAAACCGGGCTGCAGGGCCAGTTCGAGGTCAAGCTGAAGTGGCTGCGCGACCCCGCCGCGGTGGTGCCGCCGGAAGAGGTCGTCGAGGACGCGCCCGCGGCGAAATCCTCACAGGACGAGGGAGAGTAACCGGAAGCTCAGCCCCTTGCCGTGCGTGTCCAGCGCGAGCGAGGTGGTGACCCCGCCGTCGAGCGCCTGGCGGCAGCGGAACTGCAGCGCGCACAGGTTCGGCAGCACGTACCGCACCACCTCACCGCGCAGCTGACCGGACAGGTGCGCGCGCACGCGCTCGGCGGTCACCTCGCGGACGAGCAGCGGGAAGTCCTCGTCGCGGTAGGGGAACAGCGACAGGATCGAGGTGTCGCCCTTGTCCCCGGCGCGGCAGTGCGCGATGTCGTGCAGGATCATCGCACCGGTCCGAAGGTGGTGACCGCCGGTTCGGCGATCTCGCGGTCGAGGAGCGCGGACACGATGCCGATGACCTCCGTGGTGCTCGTGCGGACCCCGCCGCCACCGGCGGGTCCGTTGGTGTACAGGGCTTCCACCTCGTGGCAGACCACCTCGGCCGCCTCGCGGTCCCGGGTCAGCGCGGCCACCCGCAACCGGCTTTCGCTGTCCGATGTGGACAGCTGGATCCGGGGTGGGTCCGGCAGCCGCCGGGTGACGATCTCCCCGGCCAGCCGGGCGCGTTCCCGGGAGTTCGGGCCCTCGTAGGAGATTTCGGCTTCCGCGCGGAACCCGGCCCGGTAGCCGACGCTCACCTTCAGCCGGGACGGCCGCGCCCGGCCGATCGCCCCGGTCACCGCGACCCGGTCGGGGCCGGTCTCGCGCACGGTCACCGCACGCAGGTCCAGTTCCACGTCCGGGGTGAGGTACGCGGTGGGATCGCTGATCTCGTACAGCAGTTGCTCGCGCACGGTGGCCCGCGAGACGAGCCCGCCGGTACCGTCCGGTTTGCCGAAGACCGCCGCACCACCGGCATCGACGTCGGCGAACGGGAAACCGAGGTCGGCGAGTCCGGGCACCTCCTTGCGCCCGGGGTCGGCGAAGTAGCCGCCGGTGAGCTGGCCCGCGCATTCGAGCAGGTGGCCGATCAGCGTGCCCGCCGCCGCCCGCGGCGGATCGGCCAGGTCCCAGCCGAGCCGGTCGGCGAGCGGGGCGAGGAACAGCGACGGGTCGGCCACCCGGCCGGTGAGCACCACGTCCGCGCCGAGCGCGGGCAGGATCGCGTCCGCGCCGAGATAGGCGTTGGCGGAGACCAGTTCGCCGTGGTCGGCCAGCGGCACGCCGTCTTCGAGCGCCGGGGTGCGGGGGTCGATCCGGTCGAGCACGTCGTCGCCGGTGACCACCGCGACGCTGCGGTCGAGGCCGAGTTCGCCGAGCAGGGCCGCG
It encodes:
- a CDS encoding ABC transporter substrate-binding protein, which gives rise to MRRSLTALLGVLLLGLSACSAAAGTRTLTVLASWEGAEQEAFEAVLAEFEQESGIEVDYRGTRSVSQVLRSDVQKGRPPDIAVLPNPGELARYVDSGDLRPLGQEFGEQLGAQWLPLHRLGTPAHYTVVVKADLKSLIWYRPGTLPGPPPRTWAELVALSGDLTARGQVPWCLGMESQSTSGWPGTDWIEDILLRRSGPEVYQRFAAGELPWTSAEVRQAWQDWGQLVAQPGAVRGGTNGALLLPFGDAAKPMFATPPGCALDHFASSRISGYQQYEAKPTVADFDFFPFPVVSATAEPAAEPAGVSADLAGMFVESEEAKALMRYLAAERGQAVWPSRTAGATFSINRNLLDQGVYRDPLSRRVAQRLTSGPWCFDASDMMPATMSDAFQRAVLDYLGNPGALDGLLEALEQVRLGVPADERLNLPCGR
- a CDS encoding CU044_2847 family protein; amino-acid sequence: MTEFVRFPLDDGGSVLVEVEVPHSVERAGRPKNMLREAGVSFERALDEVRGAAGAALEKFRSMGPDEVELKFGVKLDAQAGAVIAKTGLQGQFEVKLKWLRDPAAVVPPEEVVEDAPAAKSSQDEGE
- a CDS encoding acyclic terpene utilization AtuA family protein, which gives rise to MRTTRIGSGAGFAGDRFEPAEVLVRRAGLADLVLECLAERTIALGQQRKLADPEAGYDPRLLARFRRLLPLAAEHGVRVLSNMGAANPLAAGRATAALLGELGLDRSVAVVTGDDVLDRIDPRTPALEDGVPLADHGELVSANAYLGADAILPALGADVVLTGRVADPSLFLAPLADRLGWDLADPPRAAAGTLIGHLLECAGQLTGGYFADPGRKEVPGLADLGFPFADVDAGGAAVFGKPDGTGGLVSRATVREQLLYEISDPTAYLTPDVELDLRAVTVRETGPDRVAVTGAIGRARPSRLKVSVGYRAGFRAEAEISYEGPNSRERARLAGEIVTRRLPDPPRIQLSTSDSESRLRVAALTRDREAAEVVCHEVEALYTNGPAGGGGVRTSTTEVIGIVSALLDREIAEPAVTTFGPVR